In Deefgea piscis, the genomic window CTGCCCATCGAGTACGCCCATATCGAGCACATCGAGTGAATTGCCAGCAATGGCGCGCACATCACCGATTAAAGTCACTTCACCCTCAGTGGCCTTTAAGTTTTTCTCTTTCAACGCCGCTCGTGCCATCACTTCGGCTTGCTGTTTATTTTCAGCTCGCGCATTCAGCTTGAGCACATCAGCGTGTTTTTGCTTGGCCAGCGCTTTGTCATGCGCGGTAAATTCAAGCAATTTATTACTTTTAGGGTCGAGATAACTCACCGTGGCCGCACGATAAATTGCACTGGTTTTGTCAGTAAACCGATAGCGTTTCATTTGTTTACGATGTACTTGCAGCACGCTTTGTCTATCCATCGTTGATTCGCGCTGACTAAAAAACAGCTGTTTATCACGTACCGCCACTAGATAACCGTATTGGCTGGCAATGCGGCTTAAAAACGCCAAATCAGTTTCTTGGTTTTGCGTGACACGCCCCAAATAAATCAACTCCACATCGCCCACTTTTTTCAAGCCATGCTTATCAGCGACTTGCTTGGCCAGTGTGTCCAAATCCATGCCATCGTATGCTTTACTGATTTTGGTCCGAACGGCCTTAGACACCGCCGCTGCCAAACCTTTTAGTACCACTGTATCTGGCGGGCCTTCTAGCTCGATTTCATCGACTTCAAACACCCCGCAGTCGAGCATGGTTTCGCCCTGATAGCCCATGGTTAAGCGCAATTGATCCCCTTTTTGCGGATACCATGCCCCACGCCATAGGCCAGCACGATCTTCTAAACGCAATTCAAGCTCATCAGCCTCGCCCGTTAATTTGTCGACATACGTCACCGACAACAGATACGGCGTCAAATACGCAGTAATGTCTTTTTTATCGTACTCAACAAAAAAAACCGGGCGACGCGGCCCGGCATACTTGTTTTCAGCGGCGGTTTTTTCTATCTCTTCCACGGCGGCAAATCCTCAAAAGCAGCTTGATCGCTATCACCCGCTTCTAAAATCGGGATGCGTACACGTAAACCACCCGACAGTGCCGGCAAAATGCGCAATTGCGGATTGGCATCTAATATCGGTTGATATAAACATGCATCTCCGTAATAGCGCCAAGCCAGATGATCCCAGCGCTCGCCTTCCGCGCTTCGATGCTCAATAAATTCCATTAATTTCGCACCTCATCAATCTTAGTAAACGACA contains:
- a CDS encoding tail protein X; protein product: MEFIEHRSAEGERWDHLAWRYYGDACLYQPILDANPQLRILPALSGGLRVRIPILEAGDSDQAAFEDLPPWKR
- a CDS encoding phage late control D family protein — encoded protein: MEEIEKTAAENKYAGPRRPVFFVEYDKKDITAYLTPYLLSVTYVDKLTGEADELELRLEDRAGLWRGAWYPQKGDQLRLTMGYQGETMLDCGVFEVDEIELEGPPDTVVLKGLAAAVSKAVRTKISKAYDGMDLDTLAKQVADKHGLKKVGDVELIYLGRVTQNQETDLAFLSRIASQYGYLVAVRDKQLFFSQRESTMDRQSVLQVHRKQMKRYRFTDKTSAIYRAATVSYLDPKSNKLLEFTAHDKALAKQKHADVLKLNARAENKQQAEVMARAALKEKNLKATEGEVTLIGDVRAIAGNSLDVLDMGVLDGQYQITLSRHTIQRSAGYETAVTLQRLGAIQEKG